The following DNA comes from Allobranchiibius huperziae.
ACCGACCCGTAGGTCGATCCCGCCGCTCACGCGCAGTACGCGCGGGTGGGCGTGGCTGGGCGCGAACGCCCCGTCACACCCGGGTGATCACTTGAGCTCGACGGTCGCGCCGGCGCCCTCGAGCTGCTCCTTGGCCTTGTCGGCCGCAGCCTTGTCGACCTTCTCCAGGACGGCCTTGGGGGCGCCGTCCACGAGGTCCTTGGCCTCCTTCAGGCCGAGGGAGGTGAGGGCGCGCACCTCCTTGATGACCTGGATCTTCTTGTCGCCCGCGGCGGTCAGGACGACGTCGAACTCGTCCTGCTCGGCCTCGGCCTCGGGGGCGGCGCCACCGGCACCGGCGGCGGCGACGGCCACCGGGGCGGCCGCGGTCACGTTGAAGGTGTCTTCGAACTGCTTCACGAACTCGGAGAGCTCGATGAGGGTCATTTCCTTGAACGCGTCAAGGAGCTCGTCAGTGCTGAGCTTCGCCATGAGGTGGCGTCCTTTCTGTTGGTACTGCTGCCGTGAGTGGCGGATGTACTGGTGGATTGCCGACGTCCTGCGGATGCAGGGAGGTCAGCTCTCGTCGCCACCCTCGGCGACGTCGGTCTCGGGTGCCGGCGCGGTGGCCGGACCCTCCTGCTCGGTCTTGGCGCGCAGCGCCTCGACCACGCGCGCCGTCTGGGACAGCGGCGCCTGGAAGAGCGCAGCCGCACCACTGAGCGATGCGTTCATCGCTCCGGCGAACTTGGCGAGCAGGGTCTCTCGCGACTCGAGAGCCGCGAGCTTGTCGATGTCAGCCGCCGTGAGGGTGTTCCCGTCGAGGACACCACCCTTGATCACGAGCAGCGGATTGGCCTTGGCGAAATCACGCAGGCCCTTGGCCGCCTCGACCGGTTCACCGGTGACGAAGGCGATCGCGGACGGTCCCTGCAGCTGGCCGTCGAAGGCGGTGACGCCCGCATCGGCAGCAGCACGCATGGTCAGCGTGTTCTTCACCACGACATAGGTCGCGTGCTCACGCAGTGAGCTGCGCAGCTGCGAGAGCTGCGCCACGGTCAGGCCGCGGTACTCCGTGAGAACGGCCGCATCGGACTGACGGAACTTCTCCGTCAGTTCGGCGATGGCAGCAGCCTTGTCAGCTTTCGCCATGCGGACCTCCTTCGATGGTGTGGCCGTCGGCGTGATGGGCCCGCATACGAAGAAGAGCCCCGGCGCGGTGGCGCGGGGCTCGTGTCGACTGCGCTCTCGCGCGTCATCGGATCCGACGCGATGGTCGGATCTGCCTCTTGCTCACCTGCGCTGGTTGCCCTACCTGGAAAGGCGGGACCTTCGGCGGGCTCGGGTGAGCCTGCAGCCGGCGGTCTTTGGTGCGCTCAGTCTAGGAGCGGCGCGGCCGGAGGACCAAATCGGCCCTCCGGCGCACCGATCAGGTGGACTGCACGCCGCTGATGTCCGCGACCTGGGAGGCCGGCGGCACCGTGATGGTCACCGGCTTGCCGAAGTCGTAGTACTTGATGGTCGAGGTGCCCGTGGCGGCTTTGGTCACCGTCGAGACGGGCAGCCCCTTCGCATCGAGCGTGTCGGTGACGTTCGTGCCCGCGGCCGGCGATGCGGTCAGGGTGGTGCCGCTGGCAGAGGACGACGCCACCGTCCACTGCTCGGCGTTGCTCAGGCTTCCCCCGCCGGCCAGGTTGAGCAGCGGTTTGAAGCTCTCTGCGAGGGTGCCCGTGCTGTTCTTGGTGACCTTCAGGTAGGGCTTGGCGCCGAGTCCCGTCCCGGAGATGTAGGCCACCCCGTCGACGATGATGACCGTCACCTTCTTGCCCCGGATGACCTCGTGCACGGTCGCATCCGTGCGGGCGCCGGTGATCTTGGACTGCGACGTCGAGGTCAGGACGCTGGACGTCGTCGTGGAGGAGTAGGTGCCGCCGGCCTTGACGATGGCCGCCTTGATCCGGTTCTGCAGTGTGCCCGCGCCGATCTTCTGGCCCGCGGTGTACGACGACGCTGCCGCACTGCTGGACGGTGTGGAACTCGAGGTCGAGCGGGTGCTGGAGCTCGTGCTGGAGCCGCCGGACGTGGCGCTGGAGCTGCCGCTGCTCGAGGTGACTCCCGGCGAGCCCCCGCTGGAGCTGCAGCCCACGACGAAGATGGAGCCGGCGGCAAGTACAGCGACTGCGGCGGCTGTGCTCGGTCGATGGGTCGACGTGCGCGAAGTGTTCATGGGTTCCCCTCGTGGCGGCGTGTGTCGGTACGACGCCCGTCAACCTAGACAGGTTCCCTGGAGTTCGGGGCGCGGACGACGAAGCGCCCCCCACCCGAGAGGGTGGGGGCGCTCCGTACGTCGATCGATCAGGCGTCGGCCGTGGCCTCTTCCAGCAGGTTGCGGGTGCGGGAGGAGTCCAGCGGGATGCCGGGACCCATCGTCGTCGACATCGTCGCCTTGCTGATGTAGCGGCCCTTGGAGGAGGCCGGCTTGAGGCGCAGGATCTCCTCGAGGGCGGCGCCGTAGTTCTCCACCAGCAGCTTGTCGTCGAAGGACGTCTTGCCGATGATGAAGTGCAGGTTCGCGTGCTTGTCGACGCGGAACTCGATCTTGCCGCCCTTGATCTCGGTGACGGCCTTGGCGACGTCCATCGTCACCGTGCCGGTCTTCGGGTTCGGCATCAGGCCACGCGGGCCGAGGACCTTGCCCAGACGGCCGACCTTGCCCATCAGGTCCGGCGTCGCGACGACGGCGTCGAAGTCGGTCCAGCCGCCGGCGACGCGCTCGAGGAGCTCGTCGGACCCGACATAGTCGGCACCGGCGGCCTCGGCGGCTGCGGCGCGGTCACCGTTGGCGAAGACCAGCACGCGGGCGGTCTTACCGGTGCCGTGCGGCAGGTTGACGGTGCCGCGGACCATCTGGTCGGCCTTGCGGGGGTCCACGCTGAGGCGGAACGCGACCTCGACCGTGGCGTCGTACTTGGTGGTCGAGGTCTCCTTGGCAAGGCGAACCGCGTCGAGGGGGCTGTAGAGCGCGTCGGCGTCGATCTTCTCGACGGCGGCGCGGTAGGACTTGCTGCGCTTCATGGTGCTGCTCCTTGT
Coding sequences within:
- the rplL gene encoding 50S ribosomal protein L7/L12, translated to MAKLSTDELLDAFKEMTLIELSEFVKQFEDTFNVTAAAPVAVAAAGAGGAAPEAEAEQDEFDVVLTAAGDKKIQVIKEVRALTSLGLKEAKDLVDGAPKAVLEKVDKAAADKAKEQLEGAGATVELK
- the rplJ gene encoding 50S ribosomal protein L10, whose protein sequence is MAKADKAAAIAELTEKFRQSDAAVLTEYRGLTVAQLSQLRSSLREHATYVVVKNTLTMRAAADAGVTAFDGQLQGPSAIAFVTGEPVEAAKGLRDFAKANPLLVIKGGVLDGNTLTAADIDKLAALESRETLLAKFAGAMNASLSGAAALFQAPLSQTARVVEALRAKTEQEGPATAPAPETDVAEGGDES
- the rplA gene encoding 50S ribosomal protein L1 — encoded protein: MKRSKSYRAAVEKIDADALYSPLDAVRLAKETSTTKYDATVEVAFRLSVDPRKADQMVRGTVNLPHGTGKTARVLVFANGDRAAAAEAAGADYVGSDELLERVAGGWTDFDAVVATPDLMGKVGRLGKVLGPRGLMPNPKTGTVTMDVAKAVTEIKGGKIEFRVDKHANLHFIIGKTSFDDKLLVENYGAALEEILRLKPASSKGRYISKATMSTTMGPGIPLDSSRTRNLLEEATADA